A DNA window from Methylocystis heyeri contains the following coding sequences:
- the scpA gene encoding methylmalonyl-CoA mutase: MAAIPDFTKIPFAPATASQAEPEPRLWVTPEGVEVKNLYKPADIEGLSFVDSYPGLAPFLRGPYPTMYVAQPWTIRQYAGFSTAEDSNAFYRRNLAAGQKGLSVAFDLATHRGYDSDHPRVSGDVGMAGVAIDSIYDMRTLFDGIPLDQMSVSMTMNGAVLPVLALFIVAAEEQGVSADKLTGTIQNDILKEFMVRNTYIYPPLPSMRIVSDIFAYTSQHMPKFNSISISGYHMQEAGASADLELGYTLADGIEYVRAGVAAGLDIDAFAPRLSFFFAIGMNFFMEVAKLRAARLLWARLMKDLGAKSEKSMTLRTHCQTSGWSLTAQDVYVNAIRTSIEAMAATQGHTQSLHTNALDEALALPTDFSARIARNTQIVLQQESGTTRVIDPWGGSYYVERLTAELAKRAWEHIQEIEQLGGMAKAIAAGVPKQRIEEAAAKTQARIDTGQQVVVGVNKYQPQDDVTPDVLKIDNSAVRGAQLEKLRRLRAERDEAKTQAALDALTEGATSGANLLDLAVKAARAKASVGEISFALEKVFTRHKPKANVISGVYAREAGKDAPAVARVKGMTKAFEENESRKPRILVAKMGQDGHDRGQKVIASAFADLGFDVVIGDLFATPEEVANKAAEENVHVVGVSTMTAGHLTLTPELRDALQGVGREDIMMVVGGVIPKQDFQALYDAGASAIFPPGTNIPEAAEKLLHELNIRLGYAQREVESARE, from the coding sequence ATGGCCGCCATTCCCGATTTCACCAAAATTCCCTTCGCTCCCGCGACCGCTAGCCAAGCGGAGCCGGAGCCGCGGCTTTGGGTGACCCCGGAAGGCGTCGAGGTTAAGAATCTCTATAAGCCCGCGGATATCGAAGGGCTTTCCTTCGTCGATTCATACCCCGGTCTCGCGCCTTTCCTGCGCGGCCCCTATCCCACAATGTATGTGGCCCAGCCCTGGACCATCCGCCAATATGCAGGGTTCTCCACGGCCGAGGATTCCAACGCCTTCTACCGGCGCAACCTCGCGGCGGGCCAGAAGGGCCTTTCGGTCGCCTTCGATCTCGCCACCCACCGCGGCTATGATTCGGATCATCCCCGCGTTTCGGGAGATGTCGGCATGGCGGGCGTGGCCATCGACTCGATCTACGACATGCGCACGCTGTTCGACGGCATTCCGCTCGACCAGATGAGCGTTTCGATGACCATGAACGGGGCGGTGCTGCCGGTGCTGGCGCTGTTCATCGTGGCGGCGGAAGAGCAGGGCGTTTCGGCCGACAAGCTCACCGGCACCATCCAGAACGACATTCTCAAAGAATTCATGGTGCGCAACACCTATATTTACCCGCCGCTGCCCTCCATGCGCATCGTTTCGGACATCTTTGCTTATACAAGCCAGCATATGCCGAAATTCAACTCGATTTCGATTTCGGGCTATCACATGCAGGAGGCGGGCGCCTCGGCGGATCTCGAACTCGGCTACACGCTGGCCGACGGCATCGAATATGTCCGCGCCGGCGTCGCGGCGGGGCTGGACATCGACGCTTTCGCCCCGCGCCTGTCGTTCTTCTTCGCCATCGGTATGAATTTCTTCATGGAAGTCGCCAAGCTGCGCGCCGCGCGCCTGCTGTGGGCTCGTCTGATGAAGGACCTCGGAGCGAAATCCGAGAAGAGCATGACGCTGCGCACCCATTGCCAGACCTCGGGCTGGTCGCTGACGGCGCAGGACGTCTATGTCAACGCCATCCGCACCAGCATCGAGGCCATGGCGGCGACGCAGGGCCACACCCAGTCGCTCCATACCAACGCTCTCGACGAGGCGCTGGCCCTGCCGACGGACTTTTCCGCCCGCATCGCCCGCAACACCCAGATCGTGCTGCAGCAGGAGAGCGGCACCACCCGCGTCATCGACCCTTGGGGCGGCTCCTATTATGTCGAGCGCCTCACCGCCGAACTCGCCAAGCGCGCCTGGGAGCATATCCAGGAGATCGAACAGCTCGGCGGCATGGCCAAGGCCATTGCGGCGGGCGTGCCGAAGCAGCGGATCGAGGAAGCCGCGGCCAAGACCCAGGCGCGCATCGACACCGGGCAGCAGGTCGTCGTCGGCGTCAACAAATATCAGCCGCAGGACGACGTCACGCCCGACGTGCTCAAGATCGACAATTCGGCCGTGCGCGGCGCCCAGCTCGAAAAGCTCAGGCGCCTGCGGGCCGAACGCGACGAGGCCAAAACGCAAGCCGCGCTCGACGCGCTGACGGAAGGCGCGACCTCGGGCGCCAATCTGCTCGACCTTGCCGTGAAGGCCGCGCGGGCCAAGGCCAGCGTCGGGGAAATCTCCTTCGCGCTGGAGAAAGTATTCACCCGCCACAAGCCGAAAGCCAATGTCATCTCCGGCGTCTACGCCCGTGAGGCCGGCAAAGATGCGCCGGCGGTCGCGCGGGTGAAGGGCATGACCAAGGCCTTCGAAGAGAACGAAAGCCGCAAGCCCCGTATTCTGGTCGCCAAGATGGGCCAGGACGGCCATGATCGCGGCCAGAAGGTGATCGCCTCGGCTTTCGCCGACCTCGGCTTCGACGTCGTCATCGGGGATCTCTTCGCGACGCCGGAAGAGGTGGCGAACAAAGCGGCCGAGGAGAATGTGCATGTCGTCGGCGTTTCGACCATGACCGCGGGCCATCTGACGCTGACGCCCGAGCTGCGCGACGCGCTGCAGGGGGTCGGCCGCGAAGACATCATGATGGTCGTCGGCGGCGTGATCCCGAAGCAGGATTTCCAGGCGCTCTATGACGCCGGCGCCAGCGCCATCTTCCCGCCCGGCACCAATATTCCCGAGGCGGCGGAGAAGCTGCTGCATGAGCTCAACATCCGCCTCGGCTACGCCCAGCGCGAAGTCGAGTCCGCGCGGGAGTGA
- a CDS encoding potassium transporter Kup, with translation MSGAPDTTSHSSHRLGPLALGALGVVYGDIGTSPLYTIKTAIEWSGGAIAPEEALGMLSLIFWTLIVITSIKYVAVIMRADNDGEGGILALMSLLGIKRGRHPAIIAIGMLGAALLFGDGAITPAISVLSALEGLKTPAPAIAPYIVPLSVVVLIGLFSVQYRGTAEISRLFGPVMIIWFLAIGALGLAAVVQHPGVLAALNPAVGAAYLFEHGAAGFLILGAVFLCATGAEALYADMGHFGRQPIRLAWYGLVLPALVLNYAGQTALIVSEPPAASPNPFFDLCPAGLQLPLVALATLATVIASQSIITGAFSMTRQAIQLGLLPRIHVSQTSAESYGQIYVGFVNWALMALTLILTIVFRSSDSLAAAFGIAVSLTMLLTSFLMFVAMREVWNWSLPLSLLAAGLFVVVDGSFVAANMVKFFEGGWIPLVVASIIFFLMTCWSQGYVAMRAALERDTFPLADFIRKFRGKPRVQGCAVYLSGRHNVVPVPLLHNLKHNKVVHERVVILHVQTEQVPRIKAAQRVETQDLGDEFYSVTLRYGFMEQPNIPRALILESIGCPLRFNMMDTSFFVGRLSILPTSAFKWRRFKMGVFEFLHRNAVPATEFFQIPPGRVVELGSQVEI, from the coding sequence ATGAGCGGCGCGCCAGATACGACCTCGCATTCCTCCCATCGCCTCGGCCCACTCGCGCTCGGGGCTCTGGGCGTGGTCTATGGAGATATCGGCACCAGCCCGCTCTACACGATCAAGACCGCCATCGAATGGTCGGGCGGCGCGATCGCGCCGGAAGAAGCGCTGGGGATGCTCTCGCTCATCTTCTGGACGCTGATTGTCATCACCTCGATCAAATATGTCGCGGTGATCATGCGCGCGGACAACGACGGCGAGGGCGGCATTCTCGCGTTGATGTCGCTGCTCGGCATAAAACGGGGGCGGCATCCGGCCATCATCGCCATCGGCATGCTGGGCGCGGCCCTGCTGTTCGGCGACGGAGCAATCACGCCCGCAATCTCGGTTCTGAGCGCGCTGGAAGGCCTCAAGACCCCTGCCCCAGCCATCGCCCCCTATATCGTGCCTCTTTCGGTCGTCGTGCTGATCGGGCTGTTCAGCGTGCAGTACAGGGGAACCGCCGAGATTTCCCGGCTGTTCGGGCCGGTGATGATCATCTGGTTCCTCGCCATCGGCGCACTCGGCCTTGCCGCGGTCGTCCAGCATCCCGGCGTTTTGGCGGCGCTCAACCCGGCCGTCGGCGCCGCCTATCTCTTCGAACATGGCGCAGCGGGGTTTCTCATACTGGGGGCGGTCTTCCTCTGCGCCACCGGCGCCGAAGCGCTTTACGCCGACATGGGGCATTTCGGGCGCCAGCCGATCAGACTCGCCTGGTACGGCCTGGTGCTGCCGGCGCTGGTGCTCAATTATGCCGGCCAGACCGCGCTGATCGTCAGCGAGCCGCCGGCGGCGTCGCCCAACCCGTTCTTCGACCTCTGCCCCGCGGGTCTACAGCTTCCTCTGGTGGCGCTCGCGACCCTCGCCACCGTCATCGCCAGCCAGTCGATCATCACCGGCGCCTTTTCGATGACCCGGCAAGCGATCCAGCTCGGTCTCCTGCCCCGCATCCATGTCTCGCAGACCTCCGCGGAAAGCTACGGACAGATCTACGTCGGCTTCGTCAATTGGGCGCTGATGGCGTTGACCCTGATCCTCACCATCGTCTTTCGGTCGTCCGACAGCCTTGCGGCAGCTTTCGGCATCGCCGTGTCTTTGACCATGCTGCTGACCAGCTTCCTGATGTTCGTCGCCATGCGCGAGGTATGGAACTGGAGCCTGCCTCTGAGCCTCCTCGCCGCGGGCCTCTTCGTCGTGGTCGACGGCTCCTTCGTCGCGGCGAATATGGTCAAATTCTTCGAGGGCGGTTGGATTCCGCTGGTCGTGGCCTCGATCATTTTCTTCCTGATGACCTGCTGGAGCCAGGGCTATGTGGCGATGCGCGCCGCTTTGGAGCGGGATACGTTTCCGCTGGCCGATTTCATCAGGAAATTCCGGGGCAAGCCGCGGGTGCAAGGTTGCGCGGTCTATCTTTCTGGCCGGCACAATGTCGTTCCGGTGCCGCTGCTGCATAATCTCAAACACAATAAGGTCGTGCACGAGCGCGTGGTGATCCTTCACGTGCAGACGGAACAGGTTCCCAGAATTAAAGCCGCGCAGCGGGTCGAAACCCAGGACCTCGGCGACGAGTTCTATTCGGTCACGCTTCGTTACGGTTTCATGGAGCAACCGAACATTCCTCGCGCCTTGATCCTAGAGTCGATCGGCTGCCCGCTGCGCTTCAATATGATGGACACGTCCTTCTTCGTCGGACGATTGTCGATCCTGCCGACCAGCGCCTTCAAATGGCGCCGGTTCAAAATGGGCGTCTTCGAATTTCTTCATCGCAACGCCGTGCCCGCCACGGAATTTTTCCAGATACCTCCCGGCCGCGTCGTGGAACTCGGCAGCCAGGTGGAAATCTGA
- a CDS encoding cobyrinate a,c-diamide synthase, translating to MSAPGLVIAAVRSGSGKTTVALGLMRALTRRGMRVGAAKCGPDYIDPAFHAVATGRQSLNLDSWTMAPELVERLAGLAGAQADIVVAEGAMGLFDGAPNPPGRSGASADIAAAMGWPVVLVHDVSGQGQTAAAIVRGVAAHDPRLKLAGAVLNKVASERHRKLAGEAIEALGVPVLGALARDAGVILPERHLGLVQARETSGLDAMLDALADRVEAGLDIEALCAAAAGGAAASGRSSSGLRPPGQRIAVAQDEAFSFFYPHLALDWRALGAELVFFSPLADEPPPPQCDVCWLPGGYPELHAGRIAGAQCFLSGLRRFAQTRPVHGECGGYMVLGRGLVDAEGVRHAMAGLLELETSFSQRKLNLGYRRARLSADHRLGAAGADLFGHEFHYATILREEGAPFAFVCDAYSERESPAGLRAGDVSGSFFHAIA from the coding sequence TTGAGCGCTCCGGGGCTCGTCATCGCCGCGGTGCGTTCCGGCTCGGGCAAGACGACCGTCGCGCTCGGCCTCATGCGCGCCCTGACGCGGCGGGGAATGCGCGTCGGCGCGGCCAAATGCGGGCCGGATTACATCGACCCCGCGTTCCACGCGGTCGCGACCGGGCGCCAAAGCCTCAATCTCGACAGCTGGACCATGGCGCCGGAGCTCGTCGAGCGGCTTGCGGGACTGGCCGGAGCGCAGGCGGATATCGTCGTCGCGGAAGGGGCGATGGGCCTGTTCGACGGCGCGCCCAATCCTCCCGGACGCAGCGGGGCCTCCGCCGATATAGCCGCCGCAATGGGCTGGCCGGTGGTGCTGGTCCATGACGTTTCCGGCCAGGGCCAGACCGCCGCGGCGATCGTTCGCGGCGTCGCGGCGCATGATCCGCGACTCAAGCTCGCGGGCGCAGTGTTGAACAAGGTCGCCTCCGAGCGGCACAGGAAGCTCGCCGGCGAGGCGATCGAGGCGCTGGGCGTCCCGGTGCTGGGAGCGCTTGCACGGGACGCCGGCGTCATTCTGCCCGAGCGTCATCTGGGGCTGGTTCAGGCGAGGGAGACCTCGGGCCTCGACGCCATGCTGGATGCGCTGGCCGACAGGGTGGAGGCCGGCCTGGACATCGAAGCGCTTTGCGCCGCCGCCGCGGGCGGAGCCGCCGCATCCGGCAGAAGCTCGTCGGGCCTGCGGCCTCCCGGACAGCGCATCGCAGTGGCGCAGGACGAAGCCTTTTCATTTTTCTATCCGCATCTGGCTCTGGACTGGCGGGCCTTGGGCGCGGAACTCGTGTTTTTCTCGCCTCTCGCCGACGAGCCGCCGCCGCCCCAATGCGACGTCTGCTGGCTCCCCGGCGGCTATCCCGAGCTTCACGCCGGCCGCATCGCCGGGGCGCAGTGTTTTCTTTCCGGCCTGCGCCGCTTTGCTCAGACACGCCCGGTTCACGGCGAATGCGGCGGATACATGGTCCTCGGGCGCGGCCTCGTCGACGCCGAGGGCGTTCGCCACGCCATGGCGGGCCTGCTCGAATTGGAAACCAGTTTTTCGCAGCGCAAACTCAATTTGGGCTATCGAAGAGCCCGATTGTCCGCAGATCACCGTCTGGGCGCGGCGGGTGCCGACCTTTTCGGCCATGAGTTTCATTATGCGACGATTTTGCGCGAGGAGGGCGCGCCTTTCGCCTTTGTTTGCGACGCTTATTCGGAGCGCGAGAGCCCCGCGGGCCTCAGGGCCGGCGATGTGTCGGGCTCGTTTTTCCACGCAATCGCTTGA